A region of Vigna radiata var. radiata cultivar VC1973A chromosome 10, Vradiata_ver6, whole genome shotgun sequence DNA encodes the following proteins:
- the LOC106776184 gene encoding protein MAIN-LIKE 2 isoform X2 has translation MEVGAGDPYTTNPGPIDGSVLYDQDKHVSTAVWDGQERGALRCHEHTSKLDQWTLTHKQVEMVEKAGFGYLRSIPAISLDNPLISALVERWRRETNTFHLNVGEMTVTLKDVALLLGLAIDGEPVIGITYTACSSVCEKYLGRSPESGYTSGGMVKLSWLKEFFSRCPEDAPIEVIEQHTRAYLLYLVGSTIFSTTTGNKVPVMYLPLFENFARCGQYAWGAAALAFLYRALGNASLKTQSTISGCLTLLQCWSYFHLNIGRPKLNLELMHDRFPFVLRWKGKQSGPTANRDVVFYRKALDSLKPCDVEWLPYRNMDSMVIPEHIKSTLILGRSKTMLICFDKAERHLPNRCLRQYGMLQSIPDDVERWERKSRGVDGGVDLSGKMESELNEWMDRQVHIVDGDEGVDESEYMEWYLRITRKFIGRPISLSTEFQRTNAGLRDIAHIADTFSTKGLDPQQIESISRIRYIAHECLRDQIGGPVMASGSPQVELGKRVRGKERVRRKGGAGKRMRKDGVVHYTTVSEDEQPQYYGTAIEVGQLHLSHIERELDHAQLCSVDNAVSVVQLIHADADSENMQLCDTHIDVDESELGYTAGEENNEEPDDVAAEFSHEELKHRAGEEIKQELNHVTGEENIEELNAANEIHIVQPSHNMVIDNSQLCDVSHDDIDDTLHDAAAEFDHSQLGDSSLVNQLQSNPTDNLVNSKLSHINPESELSSAKAAMEVSQHSSIETHEDISQNGDCSVAV, from the exons ATGGAAGTTGGAGCAGGGGACCCTTATACAACTAATCCAGGTCCAATTGATGGTTCGGTTCTGTATGACCAAGATAAGCATGTCTCTACAGCAGTTTGGGATGGACAG GAGCGTGGTGCCCTCAGATGTCATGAGCATACCTCTAAGCTTGACCAATGGACCCTTACTCATAAACAGGTTGAAATGGTAGAGAAGGCTGGATTTGGATACCTAAGATCAATCCCAGCTATTAGTCTAGACAATCCACTTATCTCTGCTCTAGTTGAAAGGTGGAGAAGAGAAACAAACACATTTCACTTGAATGTTGGTGAAATGACAGTAACCCTTAAAGATGTTGCACTCTTGCTTGGGCTGGCTATTGATGGTGAACCTGTAATTGGTATTACCTATACAGCATGCAGTTCTGTCTGTGAAAAGTATCTTGGTAGATCACCAGAATCTGGTTACACAAGTGGTGGAATGGTGAAGCTAAGTTGGTTGAAAGAGTTCTTCTCTCGTTGTCCTGAAGATGCTCCAATTGAAGTGATTGAGCAACATACTCGTGCATATCTTCTCTATCTTGTTGGTAGCACCATATTCTCCACAACTACAGGGAACAAAGTCCCTGTAATGTATTTGCCATTATTTGAGAATTTCGCTAGATGTGGGCAATATGCCTGGGGTGCTGCAGCGTTGGCTTTCTTGTACAGAGCACTGGGCAATGCCTCACTAAAAACTCAAAGTACCATTAGTGGCTGTTTAACACTACTTCAG TGTTGGAGTTACTTTCACCTAAACATTGGACGACCAAAGCTCAATCTTGAGCTGATGCATGATCGATTTCCCTTTGTGCTTAGATGGAAAGGAAAACAAAGTGGCCCAACTGCAAATCGTGATGTAGTTTTCTACCGGAAGGCTCTGGACTCCCTAAAGCCATGTGAT GTGGAGTGGCTCCCATATCGAAACATGGACAGCATGGTAATTCCAGAACATATCAAAAGCACTTTAATTCTTGGGAGGTCAAAGACAATGCTGATATGCTTTGACAAGGCAGAAAGACATCTTCCAAACCGATGCTTAAGGCAATATGGCATGCTGCAATCAATTCCGGATGATGTGGAGCGGTGGGAGAGGAAGAGTAGAGGAGTTGATGGTGGTGTTGATTTGTCAGGGAAAATGGAATCCGAGCTTAACGAGTGGATGGATCGTCAAGTGCATATTGTTGACGGGGATGAGGGTGTAGATGAAAGCGAGTACATGGAGTGGTATCTGAGAATTACTCGTAAGTTCATCGGCAGGCCTATTTCTCTGTCAACTGAGTTCCAGAGAACG AATGCTGGTCTGAGGGATATTGCTCACATAGCAGATACGTTTTCAACAAAAGGGTTAGATCCACagcaaattgaatcaatatcAAGGATAAGATATATTGCACATGAATGTTTGAGAGACCAAATTGGTGGTCCAGTGATGGCTTCAGGGAGCCCACAAGTTGAACTAGGTAAAAGGGTCAGAGGAAAGGAGAGGGTTAGAAGAAAAGGAGGAGCTGGGAAACGAATGCGAAAGGATGGTGTGGTTCATTATACCACCGTTAGTGAAGATGAACAACCTCAGTATTATGGCACTGCTATTGAGGTTGGCCAGTTACATCTAAGTCACATTGAAAGAGAGCTTGATCATGCACAATTATGTTCTGTAGACAATGCAGTCAGCGTTGTCCAGTTGATTCATGCAGATGCTGATAGTGAAAACATGCAGCTCTGTGATACACACATTGATGTTGATGAATCCGAGCTAGGGTATACTGCAggtgaagaaaataatgaagagCCAGATGATGTAGCTGCCGAATTTAGCCATGAAGAACTAAAGCACAGAGCTGGTGAAGAAATAAAGCAAGAGCTTAATCATGTGACTGGTGAGGAAAACATTGAGGAGCTGAATGCAGCCAATGAAATTCACATTGTGCAACCTTCTCATAATATGGTGATTGATAATTCACAACTTTGTGATGTTAGTcatgatgatattgatgatacGCTTCATGATGCTGCTGCCGAATTCGATCACTCCCAACTTGGTGACTCAAGTTTGGTCAATCAACTGCAAAGCAATCCAACTGACAATCTTGTTAATTCTAAGCTTTCACATATTAACCCTGAAAGTGAACTTTCATCTGCTAAAGCAGCAATGGAAGTGTCTCAACATTCTTCTATTGAAACTCATGAGGATATTTCACAGAATGGTGATTGTAGTGTTGCTGTATAG
- the LOC106776184 gene encoding protein MAIN-LIKE 2 isoform X3 → MVRFCMTKISMSLQQFGMDRCCLLERGALRCHEHTSKLDQWTLTHKQVEMVEKAGFGYLRSIPAISLDNPLISALVERWRRETNTFHLNVGEMTVTLKDVALLLGLAIDGEPVIGITYTACSSVCEKYLGRSPESGYTSGGMVKLSWLKEFFSRCPEDAPIEVIEQHTRAYLLYLVGSTIFSTTTGNKVPVMYLPLFENFARCGQYAWGAAALAFLYRALGNASLKTQSTISGCLTLLQCWSYFHLNIGRPKLNLELMHDRFPFVLRWKGKQSGPTANRDVVFYRKALDSLKPCDVEWLPYRNMDSMVIPEHIKSTLILGRSKTMLICFDKAERHLPNRCLRQYGMLQSIPDDVERWERKSRGVDGGVDLSGKMESELNEWMDRQVHIVDGDEGVDESEYMEWYLRITRKFIGRPISLSTEFQRTKINECMQNAGLRDIAHIADTFSTKGLDPQQIESISRIRYIAHECLRDQIGGPVMASGSPQVELGKRVRGKERVRRKGGAGKRMRKDGVVHYTTVSEDEQPQYYGTAIEVGQLHLSHIERELDHAQLCSVDNAVSVVQLIHADADSENMQLCDTHIDVDESELGYTAGEENNEEPDDVAAEFSHEELKHRAGEEIKQELNHVTGEENIEELNAANEIHIVQPSHNMVIDNSQLCDVSHDDIDDTLHDAAAEFDHSQLGDSSLVNQLQSNPTDNLVNSKLSHINPESELSSAKAAMEVSQHSSIETHEDISQNGDCSVAV, encoded by the exons ATGGTTCGGTTCTGTATGACCAAGATAAGCATGTCTCTACAGCAGTTTGGGATGGACAGGTGCTGTTTGCTA GAGCGTGGTGCCCTCAGATGTCATGAGCATACCTCTAAGCTTGACCAATGGACCCTTACTCATAAACAGGTTGAAATGGTAGAGAAGGCTGGATTTGGATACCTAAGATCAATCCCAGCTATTAGTCTAGACAATCCACTTATCTCTGCTCTAGTTGAAAGGTGGAGAAGAGAAACAAACACATTTCACTTGAATGTTGGTGAAATGACAGTAACCCTTAAAGATGTTGCACTCTTGCTTGGGCTGGCTATTGATGGTGAACCTGTAATTGGTATTACCTATACAGCATGCAGTTCTGTCTGTGAAAAGTATCTTGGTAGATCACCAGAATCTGGTTACACAAGTGGTGGAATGGTGAAGCTAAGTTGGTTGAAAGAGTTCTTCTCTCGTTGTCCTGAAGATGCTCCAATTGAAGTGATTGAGCAACATACTCGTGCATATCTTCTCTATCTTGTTGGTAGCACCATATTCTCCACAACTACAGGGAACAAAGTCCCTGTAATGTATTTGCCATTATTTGAGAATTTCGCTAGATGTGGGCAATATGCCTGGGGTGCTGCAGCGTTGGCTTTCTTGTACAGAGCACTGGGCAATGCCTCACTAAAAACTCAAAGTACCATTAGTGGCTGTTTAACACTACTTCAG TGTTGGAGTTACTTTCACCTAAACATTGGACGACCAAAGCTCAATCTTGAGCTGATGCATGATCGATTTCCCTTTGTGCTTAGATGGAAAGGAAAACAAAGTGGCCCAACTGCAAATCGTGATGTAGTTTTCTACCGGAAGGCTCTGGACTCCCTAAAGCCATGTGAT GTGGAGTGGCTCCCATATCGAAACATGGACAGCATGGTAATTCCAGAACATATCAAAAGCACTTTAATTCTTGGGAGGTCAAAGACAATGCTGATATGCTTTGACAAGGCAGAAAGACATCTTCCAAACCGATGCTTAAGGCAATATGGCATGCTGCAATCAATTCCGGATGATGTGGAGCGGTGGGAGAGGAAGAGTAGAGGAGTTGATGGTGGTGTTGATTTGTCAGGGAAAATGGAATCCGAGCTTAACGAGTGGATGGATCGTCAAGTGCATATTGTTGACGGGGATGAGGGTGTAGATGAAAGCGAGTACATGGAGTGGTATCTGAGAATTACTCGTAAGTTCATCGGCAGGCCTATTTCTCTGTCAACTGAGTTCCAGAGAACG aaaataaacgaATGTATGCAGAATGCTGGTCTGAGGGATATTGCTCACATAGCAGATACGTTTTCAACAAAAGGGTTAGATCCACagcaaattgaatcaatatcAAGGATAAGATATATTGCACATGAATGTTTGAGAGACCAAATTGGTGGTCCAGTGATGGCTTCAGGGAGCCCACAAGTTGAACTAGGTAAAAGGGTCAGAGGAAAGGAGAGGGTTAGAAGAAAAGGAGGAGCTGGGAAACGAATGCGAAAGGATGGTGTGGTTCATTATACCACCGTTAGTGAAGATGAACAACCTCAGTATTATGGCACTGCTATTGAGGTTGGCCAGTTACATCTAAGTCACATTGAAAGAGAGCTTGATCATGCACAATTATGTTCTGTAGACAATGCAGTCAGCGTTGTCCAGTTGATTCATGCAGATGCTGATAGTGAAAACATGCAGCTCTGTGATACACACATTGATGTTGATGAATCCGAGCTAGGGTATACTGCAggtgaagaaaataatgaagagCCAGATGATGTAGCTGCCGAATTTAGCCATGAAGAACTAAAGCACAGAGCTGGTGAAGAAATAAAGCAAGAGCTTAATCATGTGACTGGTGAGGAAAACATTGAGGAGCTGAATGCAGCCAATGAAATTCACATTGTGCAACCTTCTCATAATATGGTGATTGATAATTCACAACTTTGTGATGTTAGTcatgatgatattgatgatacGCTTCATGATGCTGCTGCCGAATTCGATCACTCCCAACTTGGTGACTCAAGTTTGGTCAATCAACTGCAAAGCAATCCAACTGACAATCTTGTTAATTCTAAGCTTTCACATATTAACCCTGAAAGTGAACTTTCATCTGCTAAAGCAGCAATGGAAGTGTCTCAACATTCTTCTATTGAAACTCATGAGGATATTTCACAGAATGGTGATTGTAGTGTTGCTGTATAG
- the LOC106776184 gene encoding protein MAIN-LIKE 2 isoform X1 yields the protein MEVGAGDPYTTNPGPIDGSVLYDQDKHVSTAVWDGQERGALRCHEHTSKLDQWTLTHKQVEMVEKAGFGYLRSIPAISLDNPLISALVERWRRETNTFHLNVGEMTVTLKDVALLLGLAIDGEPVIGITYTACSSVCEKYLGRSPESGYTSGGMVKLSWLKEFFSRCPEDAPIEVIEQHTRAYLLYLVGSTIFSTTTGNKVPVMYLPLFENFARCGQYAWGAAALAFLYRALGNASLKTQSTISGCLTLLQCWSYFHLNIGRPKLNLELMHDRFPFVLRWKGKQSGPTANRDVVFYRKALDSLKPCDVEWLPYRNMDSMVIPEHIKSTLILGRSKTMLICFDKAERHLPNRCLRQYGMLQSIPDDVERWERKSRGVDGGVDLSGKMESELNEWMDRQVHIVDGDEGVDESEYMEWYLRITRKFIGRPISLSTEFQRTKINECMQNAGLRDIAHIADTFSTKGLDPQQIESISRIRYIAHECLRDQIGGPVMASGSPQVELGKRVRGKERVRRKGGAGKRMRKDGVVHYTTVSEDEQPQYYGTAIEVGQLHLSHIERELDHAQLCSVDNAVSVVQLIHADADSENMQLCDTHIDVDESELGYTAGEENNEEPDDVAAEFSHEELKHRAGEEIKQELNHVTGEENIEELNAANEIHIVQPSHNMVIDNSQLCDVSHDDIDDTLHDAAAEFDHSQLGDSSLVNQLQSNPTDNLVNSKLSHINPESELSSAKAAMEVSQHSSIETHEDISQNGDCSVAV from the exons ATGGAAGTTGGAGCAGGGGACCCTTATACAACTAATCCAGGTCCAATTGATGGTTCGGTTCTGTATGACCAAGATAAGCATGTCTCTACAGCAGTTTGGGATGGACAG GAGCGTGGTGCCCTCAGATGTCATGAGCATACCTCTAAGCTTGACCAATGGACCCTTACTCATAAACAGGTTGAAATGGTAGAGAAGGCTGGATTTGGATACCTAAGATCAATCCCAGCTATTAGTCTAGACAATCCACTTATCTCTGCTCTAGTTGAAAGGTGGAGAAGAGAAACAAACACATTTCACTTGAATGTTGGTGAAATGACAGTAACCCTTAAAGATGTTGCACTCTTGCTTGGGCTGGCTATTGATGGTGAACCTGTAATTGGTATTACCTATACAGCATGCAGTTCTGTCTGTGAAAAGTATCTTGGTAGATCACCAGAATCTGGTTACACAAGTGGTGGAATGGTGAAGCTAAGTTGGTTGAAAGAGTTCTTCTCTCGTTGTCCTGAAGATGCTCCAATTGAAGTGATTGAGCAACATACTCGTGCATATCTTCTCTATCTTGTTGGTAGCACCATATTCTCCACAACTACAGGGAACAAAGTCCCTGTAATGTATTTGCCATTATTTGAGAATTTCGCTAGATGTGGGCAATATGCCTGGGGTGCTGCAGCGTTGGCTTTCTTGTACAGAGCACTGGGCAATGCCTCACTAAAAACTCAAAGTACCATTAGTGGCTGTTTAACACTACTTCAG TGTTGGAGTTACTTTCACCTAAACATTGGACGACCAAAGCTCAATCTTGAGCTGATGCATGATCGATTTCCCTTTGTGCTTAGATGGAAAGGAAAACAAAGTGGCCCAACTGCAAATCGTGATGTAGTTTTCTACCGGAAGGCTCTGGACTCCCTAAAGCCATGTGAT GTGGAGTGGCTCCCATATCGAAACATGGACAGCATGGTAATTCCAGAACATATCAAAAGCACTTTAATTCTTGGGAGGTCAAAGACAATGCTGATATGCTTTGACAAGGCAGAAAGACATCTTCCAAACCGATGCTTAAGGCAATATGGCATGCTGCAATCAATTCCGGATGATGTGGAGCGGTGGGAGAGGAAGAGTAGAGGAGTTGATGGTGGTGTTGATTTGTCAGGGAAAATGGAATCCGAGCTTAACGAGTGGATGGATCGTCAAGTGCATATTGTTGACGGGGATGAGGGTGTAGATGAAAGCGAGTACATGGAGTGGTATCTGAGAATTACTCGTAAGTTCATCGGCAGGCCTATTTCTCTGTCAACTGAGTTCCAGAGAACG aaaataaacgaATGTATGCAGAATGCTGGTCTGAGGGATATTGCTCACATAGCAGATACGTTTTCAACAAAAGGGTTAGATCCACagcaaattgaatcaatatcAAGGATAAGATATATTGCACATGAATGTTTGAGAGACCAAATTGGTGGTCCAGTGATGGCTTCAGGGAGCCCACAAGTTGAACTAGGTAAAAGGGTCAGAGGAAAGGAGAGGGTTAGAAGAAAAGGAGGAGCTGGGAAACGAATGCGAAAGGATGGTGTGGTTCATTATACCACCGTTAGTGAAGATGAACAACCTCAGTATTATGGCACTGCTATTGAGGTTGGCCAGTTACATCTAAGTCACATTGAAAGAGAGCTTGATCATGCACAATTATGTTCTGTAGACAATGCAGTCAGCGTTGTCCAGTTGATTCATGCAGATGCTGATAGTGAAAACATGCAGCTCTGTGATACACACATTGATGTTGATGAATCCGAGCTAGGGTATACTGCAggtgaagaaaataatgaagagCCAGATGATGTAGCTGCCGAATTTAGCCATGAAGAACTAAAGCACAGAGCTGGTGAAGAAATAAAGCAAGAGCTTAATCATGTGACTGGTGAGGAAAACATTGAGGAGCTGAATGCAGCCAATGAAATTCACATTGTGCAACCTTCTCATAATATGGTGATTGATAATTCACAACTTTGTGATGTTAGTcatgatgatattgatgatacGCTTCATGATGCTGCTGCCGAATTCGATCACTCCCAACTTGGTGACTCAAGTTTGGTCAATCAACTGCAAAGCAATCCAACTGACAATCTTGTTAATTCTAAGCTTTCACATATTAACCCTGAAAGTGAACTTTCATCTGCTAAAGCAGCAATGGAAGTGTCTCAACATTCTTCTATTGAAACTCATGAGGATATTTCACAGAATGGTGATTGTAGTGTTGCTGTATAG